The following coding sequences lie in one Tepidimicrobium xylanilyticum genomic window:
- the pyrF gene encoding orotidine-5'-phosphate decarboxylase — protein MIIDRLYEEVEKKGIVCVGLDTHLDYIPKKLKDEYQDVDRIMFEFNKRIIDNTLDIVPIYKLQIAYYEAYGIKGLMAYKRTLEYIKSAGSLSIGDIKRGDISSTAEMYGKAHFEGDFEADFITLNPYMGFDTITPYLKYLERRDKGIFVLLRTSNPGAKDIQYLKAGPQSNYIYYHIGDRLKELGQNYIGSCGYSLIGAVVGGTHIDEGEEIRNKYKNMFFLIPGYGRQGGKGKDVVIYLNKRNGGIVNSSRGIITSYKKYEDGDKNFEKYARLAVLDMREDILNGERI, from the coding sequence TTGATAATAGATAGATTATATGAGGAGGTTGAAAAAAAGGGCATTGTATGCGTAGGGCTCGACACCCATTTAGATTATATTCCTAAAAAACTAAAGGACGAATATCAGGATGTAGATAGGATAATGTTTGAGTTCAATAAGAGGATTATAGATAATACTTTGGATATAGTTCCAATATATAAATTGCAGATTGCCTATTATGAAGCCTATGGCATAAAAGGTTTAATGGCATATAAAAGGACACTGGAATATATAAAATCCGCTGGTTCTCTTTCCATAGGAGATATTAAAAGGGGTGATATTTCCTCTACTGCTGAAATGTACGGGAAGGCTCATTTTGAAGGGGATTTTGAAGCTGATTTCATAACCTTAAATCCCTATATGGGCTTTGACACCATTACCCCTTATCTAAAGTATTTGGAGAGAAGAGATAAAGGAATATTTGTACTCCTTAGGACATCAAATCCTGGAGCTAAGGATATTCAATATTTAAAAGCAGGTCCTCAATCAAATTATATCTACTATCATATTGGAGATAGATTAAAAGAGTTAGGACAAAATTATATAGGTAGCTGTGGATATAGTTTAATAGGTGCAGTGGTAGGAGGAACCCATATAGATGAAGGGGAAGAAATAAGAAATAAGTATAAAAATATGTTCTTTCTAATTCCAGGCTATGGTCGCCAAGGGGGAAAGGGAAAAGATGTAGTGATTTACTTAAATAAGAGAAATGGAGGAATAGTTAATTCTTCTAGGGGCATAATAACTTCCTATAAAAAATATGAAGATGGAGATAAAAATTTCGAAAAATATGCGAGGTTAGCTGTATTAGATATGAGGGAGGACATACTAAATGGAGAAAGGATATAA
- a CDS encoding dihydroorotase has product MDLLIKNCRIIDETKDMMGDIYIKNGKIADYGKDIDLNCKTIDGTNLVAMPSFIDMHAHFREPGYTYKEDLYTGSKAALKGGYTCVNLMANTNPIVSSMDIVAYVLSRAKELDLIDIHQTLSVTKDFDGESIEHLDEIDNRVRFISDDGKGIQSNNIMYKAMIKAKQKGLTLIAHEEDEEILKMDNRLSENIMTLRDLYLAKLTGARLHLAHVSTKESIEMIKRAKGEGVKVTCEVTPHHICLYDLDYRVNPPIREKEDVKSIMEGIKDGTIDVIATDHAPHSLEDKEKGAPGISGLETAFSICYTTLVKSNVISINRLSQLMSGTPGRLMKVNKGKIKKGYDGDMVLVDLDGRMIVDSNKFLSKGKNTPFHGMEFYGRVLATIWKGQIKYNGGIEVDNR; this is encoded by the coding sequence ATGGATTTATTAATAAAGAACTGCAGGATAATAGATGAAACTAAGGACATGATGGGAGATATTTATATAAAAAATGGGAAGATAGCTGACTATGGTAAAGATATAGACTTAAACTGCAAAACTATAGATGGGACTAATTTAGTAGCCATGCCTTCTTTCATAGATATGCACGCTCATTTCAGAGAACCAGGATATACCTATAAAGAGGATTTATATACTGGAAGTAAAGCTGCACTAAAAGGGGGCTATACTTGTGTAAACCTAATGGCAAATACCAATCCCATAGTAAGCAGTATGGATATTGTAGCTTATGTTCTCAGTAGAGCAAAAGAATTAGATTTAATAGATATACACCAGACCTTGTCTGTTACAAAGGATTTTGATGGTGAAAGTATAGAACATTTGGATGAGATAGATAACAGGGTTAGATTCATTTCTGATGATGGGAAAGGAATACAATCCAATAATATAATGTATAAAGCTATGATTAAAGCCAAGCAAAAAGGCTTGACCCTAATAGCCCACGAGGAAGATGAAGAAATTTTAAAGATGGATAATAGACTGTCAGAAAATATTATGACTTTGAGAGACCTTTATCTAGCAAAATTGACAGGAGCAAGGCTACATCTTGCTCATGTTAGCACCAAGGAATCTATTGAAATGATTAAAAGGGCTAAAGGTGAAGGGGTTAAGGTCACCTGCGAAGTAACCCCTCACCACATATGCCTATATGATTTGGACTATAGAGTGAATCCACCCATCAGGGAAAAAGAAGATGTAAAGTCTATCATGGAAGGTATTAAAGACGGAACAATAGATGTGATTGCCACAGATCACGCTCCCCATTCATTAGAAGATAAGGAAAAAGGTGCTCCTGGAATATCAGGTTTAGAAACAGCCTTTTCCATATGTTATACCACATTAGTTAAGTCAAATGTTATTTCAATAAACAGATTGTCCCAGTTGATGTCTGGAACTCCTGGACGGTTAATGAAAGTTAATAAAGGTAAAATCAAGAAGGGATATGATGGGGATATGGTATTAGTAGATTTGGATGGAAGAATGATTGTTGATTCTAATAAATTCCTTTCCAAAGGCAAAAATACACCCTTTCATGGAATGGAATTTTATGGAAGAGTACTAGCTACTATATGGAAGGGTCAAATTAAATACAATGGGGGGATAGAAGTTGATAATAGATAG
- a CDS encoding aspartate carbamoyltransferase regulatory subunit codes for MLYIDSISKGIVIDHIRAGNGFRIFKYLGLNNADFRVALIINAQSKKYGKKDLIKVENVMDLDLTMLGFIDPNITINIIEDEKVVKKINLSLPKEVEGIISCKNPRCITSEERHIVHKFILIDEEKGIYKCDYCDQIYSWEG; via the coding sequence ATGTTATATATAGATAGCATTTCTAAAGGTATTGTAATAGACCATATAAGGGCGGGTAATGGCTTTAGAATATTCAAATATCTTGGCTTAAATAATGCCGATTTTAGAGTAGCCCTGATAATAAATGCTCAGAGTAAAAAATACGGAAAAAAAGATTTAATAAAAGTTGAGAACGTTATGGATTTGGATCTGACCATGTTAGGCTTCATAGATCCGAATATTACAATAAATATTATTGAAGATGAAAAAGTAGTTAAGAAGATAAATCTGTCTTTACCCAAGGAAGTAGAAGGAATAATCAGCTGTAAAAATCCCAGATGCATAACTTCTGAAGAGAGGCACATAGTCCATAAATTTATTCTAATAGATGAGGAAAAGGGTATATACAAATGCGACTACTGTGATCAGATATATTCATGGGAGGGGTAA
- the pyrB gene encoding aspartate carbamoyltransferase translates to MKHLIDPMDITMDELENLLDLAEKIMKKEEDFRQSCANKILATLFYEPSTRTRLSFEAAMIRLGGSVIGFSEAGVSSARKGESIPDTIRTVSSYVDIIAMRHPKEGAPKLASYYSSVPIINAGDGGHHHPTQTLTDILTIKVKKGQLSNLTIGLCGDLKFGRTVHSLVKSMSRHGNEFILISPQELQIPEYIKMELSRNSNCSFMEVEKLEDVIDKLDILYMTRVQRERFFNEEDYIRLKDSYILDKGKLKLAKKDLCILHPLPRVNEISYEVDEDPRACYFEQVKYGMYIRMALILRLLGVM, encoded by the coding sequence ATGAAACATTTAATTGATCCTATGGATATTACCATGGATGAATTAGAAAATTTATTGGATTTAGCAGAAAAGATTATGAAAAAGGAAGAGGATTTTAGACAATCTTGTGCTAATAAAATATTAGCTACATTGTTCTATGAACCTAGCACAAGAACAAGACTTAGCTTTGAAGCTGCTATGATTAGACTAGGAGGCAGTGTAATTGGTTTTTCTGAAGCAGGGGTTAGTTCTGCAAGGAAAGGAGAAAGTATTCCCGATACTATTCGTACCGTTAGTTCTTATGTAGATATTATTGCTATGAGACATCCAAAGGAAGGAGCGCCAAAACTGGCTTCCTACTATTCTTCGGTCCCCATCATCAATGCAGGTGATGGCGGTCACCATCATCCTACTCAAACTTTAACCGATATACTTACTATAAAAGTGAAAAAAGGTCAGTTATCCAATCTAACTATTGGATTGTGTGGTGATTTAAAATTTGGTCGCACAGTCCATTCTCTTGTAAAGTCAATGTCTAGGCATGGGAACGAATTTATATTGATTTCCCCTCAAGAGTTACAAATTCCCGAATATATTAAAATGGAATTATCTAGAAATTCTAACTGTTCCTTCATGGAAGTAGAGAAGTTGGAGGATGTAATCGATAAGCTAGATATCCTATATATGACGCGAGTCCAAAGGGAAAGATTTTTCAATGAGGAAGATTACATTAGATTAAAAGATAGCTATATTTTGGATAAGGGAAAATTAAAGCTAGCCAAGAAAGATCTGTGCATTCTTCATCCATTGCCAAGAGTCAATGAAATTAGCTATGAAGTAGATGAAGACCCAAGGGCTTGTTATTTTGAACAGGTGAAATATGGAATGTATATTAGAATGGCCCTTATTTTAAGGTTACTGGGGGTGATGTAA
- a CDS encoding GNAT family N-acetyltransferase: MFQDLKISKARKEDAQKVLEFLNIVGGESDNLLFGENEFKNMPVKREMEIIENINSSDKSVMFVGKIGEEIVSIGSLQGLTGRTRIAHRGRLAISVKKKYWNQGIGTKMMEELIAFAKDIAKLEVIELEVRSDNLSAIRLYEKFGFKRIGLYKKYFKIGEEYFDALLMNLYL; this comes from the coding sequence ATGTTTCAAGATTTAAAAATCAGTAAGGCTAGAAAAGAAGATGCCCAAAAGGTATTAGAATTCTTAAATATTGTTGGTGGAGAAAGTGACAACCTGTTGTTTGGTGAAAATGAATTTAAAAATATGCCTGTAAAAAGGGAAATGGAAATAATAGAAAATATCAATTCATCAGATAAATCCGTTATGTTTGTGGGCAAGATTGGGGAAGAAATAGTTTCCATTGGTTCATTACAAGGATTGACAGGTAGAACTCGTATTGCTCATAGAGGTCGACTTGCTATTAGTGTTAAGAAAAAATACTGGAATCAAGGAATTGGTACTAAAATGATGGAAGAACTGATTGCATTTGCAAAAGATATTGCAAAACTAGAAGTTATAGAATTAGAAGTGAGGTCTGATAATCTAAGTGCAATAAGGCTTTATGAGAAATTTGGGTTTAAAAGGATTGGTTTATATAAAAAGTATTTTAAGATTGGTGAAGAATATTTTGATGCTTTACTAATGAATCTCTATCTTTAG
- a CDS encoding DNA alkylation repair protein codes for MDIFEMFYNNRNEEQAIPMAKYMRDIFPFLGFKKPERVKLSKEFLKAKRREDKIDWDFIFKCYQMPEREFQYLAIDYMEKVKDKFTPKDMENIEKLITTKSWWDSVDAISKIVGHVAIKYPRIKEDYIIKWMKSDNIWLKRTSIIFQLQYKDKTDTDFLAKAILYNSQTDEFFINKAIGWALREYSKTNKEWVKNFIDKNALHPLSVREGSKYL; via the coding sequence ATGGACATTTTTGAAATGTTTTATAATAACAGAAATGAAGAACAGGCAATACCCATGGCTAAATATATGAGGGATATATTTCCTTTTCTCGGATTTAAAAAGCCAGAAAGGGTTAAGTTATCCAAAGAGTTCTTAAAGGCTAAAAGAAGGGAAGATAAGATTGACTGGGACTTTATTTTTAAATGCTACCAAATGCCTGAAAGAGAATTTCAGTACTTAGCCATAGATTACATGGAAAAGGTAAAGGATAAGTTCACTCCAAAGGATATGGAAAATATAGAAAAGCTAATAACTACAAAATCTTGGTGGGACTCTGTAGATGCTATAAGTAAAATAGTAGGACATGTAGCTATAAAATATCCTAGGATAAAAGAGGACTATATAATAAAATGGATGAAATCAGATAATATCTGGTTAAAAAGGACATCCATCATATTTCAATTGCAATATAAGGATAAAACTGATACCGATTTTTTAGCTAAAGCAATATTGTATAATTCCCAGACTGATGAATTCTTTATAAATAAAGCAATAGGTTGGGCCTTAAGGGAGTATTCTAAAACTAATAAGGAATGGGTAAAGAATTTTATAGATAAAAATGCACTTCATCCTTTAAGCGTTAGAGAAGGAAGTAAGTATTTATAG
- a CDS encoding NUDIX hydrolase translates to MYRGNKWLIIKRSEKEEHGPGLMSLVGGKVETNIAEDGVLERTLRREIMEEVGIEVSDMIHYLESKSFLLADGQVVVDVVFVCKYKSGEAQPVATDEVGEIYWMTCEEVLENGKALIWLKDTIKKAEDVRLRLERGV, encoded by the coding sequence ATATATAGGGGGAATAAATGGTTAATTATAAAAAGAAGTGAAAAAGAAGAACATGGTCCAGGGCTTATGTCCTTAGTTGGAGGAAAAGTAGAAACAAATATAGCAGAAGATGGTGTTTTGGAGAGGACTTTAAGAAGGGAAATAATGGAGGAGGTTGGGATAGAAGTTTCAGATATGATACATTATTTGGAGAGCAAATCATTCTTATTAGCCGATGGACAAGTAGTTGTAGATGTGGTTTTTGTGTGTAAATATAAATCAGGAGAAGCACAGCCTGTGGCTACCGATGAAGTTGGGGAAATATATTGGATGACTTGTGAAGAGGTATTAGAAAACGGAAAGGCTCTTATATGGTTAAAGGATACCATCAAAAAAGCTGAAGATGTTAGATTAAGATTAGAAAGAGGGGTATAA
- a CDS encoding class I SAM-dependent methyltransferase, whose protein sequence is MRLGAGTGEYSLYFAEKGYDVTAIELVEKHVNRIKEKKKPGMSLKVFQGNALDLSNFQDNQYDIVLCFGPLYHLGDREDQLKCIEEVKRVCKEEGIMFFAFINNDMVIVTQTMCYEPDYLINGPYNRQTFKVNDFPFVFITVQQARELLQSSKLIIVSEIAADGLSELLADKINNMDDESYRLWLKFHYYYSEKPEFLGASNHLLFAAKK, encoded by the coding sequence ATTAGACTTGGAGCGGGTACTGGAGAATATAGTTTATACTTTGCGGAAAAAGGCTATGATGTAACAGCAATTGAACTGGTTGAAAAACATGTGAACCGAATTAAGGAAAAGAAAAAGCCAGGTATGAGCCTTAAAGTATTTCAAGGGAATGCTTTAGACCTTTCAAATTTTCAGGATAATCAATATGATATAGTTCTCTGTTTTGGCCCCTTGTATCACTTAGGGGATAGAGAGGATCAATTAAAATGCATCGAAGAAGTTAAAAGAGTATGCAAAGAAGAAGGCATAATGTTCTTTGCTTTCATTAACAACGATATGGTCATTGTTACTCAAACTATGTGCTATGAGCCAGACTATCTAATAAATGGGCCATATAATCGCCAAACTTTCAAAGTGAATGATTTTCCCTTTGTATTTATTACAGTCCAACAGGCCAGGGAACTATTGCAATCATCAAAATTGATTATTGTATCTGAAATTGCTGCAGATGGTTTAAGTGAATTATTGGCTGATAAAATAAATAATATGGATGATGAAAGTTATAGACTATGGTTAAAGTTTCATTATTATTATAGTGAAAAACCAGAATTTTTAGGAGCAAGTAACCATTTATTATTTGCCGCTAAAAAATAA
- a CDS encoding GNAT family N-acetyltransferase, whose product MRIEKDNVVIRSATINDAIQLNKWWNDGTVMEHAGFPNGLGEPLEDTIDIIKSRGERLRHLCIIEIDGKPVGELSYKIERDNVAYPGWEICDENYQNKGYGPKIIKMLFEFLFTDEDINSRCPINKIVWDTMLENKRAQHVYETKIGAKKIRIRENVWQDQLGNLRTFVEYEISREDFFKRFISSHQVINQDMIKGSNIKIKSFEEFYYKSFVNMFYAYFLHDFNIELQYSQVEEICLDIIEMVKKRIIFLDLLTINNEARGFVIYQIDSPKSDWCQKEGFGFIREVYIERELREKGLGGSLIAHVERILKDKNVEQIYLTSDNETFWSKCGFIKTDEIGYKNQEPIYVKRIDQ is encoded by the coding sequence ATGAGAATCGAGAAGGATAATGTTGTTATTAGAAGCGCTACTATCAATGATGCTATTCAGCTAAATAAATGGTGGAATGATGGTACTGTAATGGAGCATGCAGGGTTTCCTAATGGATTGGGAGAACCCTTGGAAGATACTATTGACATTATTAAAAGCAGGGGAGAAAGATTGCGTCATCTCTGCATAATAGAAATTGATGGAAAACCCGTAGGGGAATTAAGTTATAAAATTGAAAGAGATAATGTGGCTTATCCTGGATGGGAAATATGCGATGAGAATTATCAAAACAAAGGATATGGACCTAAGATTATAAAGATGTTATTTGAATTTCTTTTCACTGATGAAGATATAAATTCTAGATGTCCAATAAATAAAATTGTTTGGGATACAATGCTTGAAAACAAAAGAGCTCAACATGTGTATGAAACTAAAATTGGAGCGAAGAAAATTCGCATACGAGAAAACGTATGGCAGGACCAACTAGGAAACTTGCGAACTTTTGTAGAATATGAAATTTCAAGAGAAGACTTTTTCAAGAGATTTATTTCAAGTCATCAGGTTATAAATCAGGATATGATTAAAGGTAGTAATATAAAAATCAAATCATTTGAAGAATTCTATTATAAATCGTTTGTTAATATGTTTTATGCTTATTTTTTGCATGACTTCAATATAGAACTCCAGTATTCACAAGTTGAAGAGATTTGCTTAGACATAATTGAAATGGTAAAAAAACGGATTATATTTCTCGATTTACTGACGATTAATAATGAAGCCAGAGGATTTGTTATCTACCAGATAGATTCTCCAAAAAGTGATTGGTGCCAGAAGGAGGGTTTTGGTTTTATCCGAGAAGTATATATTGAAAGAGAGCTTAGAGAGAAAGGTTTGGGGGGATCACTCATAGCTCATGTTGAGAGAATTCTTAAGGATAAAAATGTTGAACAAATATATTTAACTTCTGATAACGAAACATTCTGGAGTAAATGCGGTTTTATAAAAACTGATGAAATTGGTTATAAAAATCAGGAACCAATTTATGTAAAAAGAATTGATCAGTAA
- a CDS encoding GNAT family N-acetyltransferase, with amino-acid sequence MGLLDIEYVIEKGTVCYYTHELGGVIWHFAVLPEFRNTGIAIQLLSKAIDFLREKVIKRSRHGQGMIKG; translated from the coding sequence GTGGGCTTATTGGATATAGAGTATGTAATAGAAAAAGGAACTGTATGCTACTATACTCATGAGTTAGGAGGAGTAATATGGCATTTTGCTGTATTGCCTGAGTTTAGAAATACTGGAATAGCAATCCAATTATTAAGTAAAGCAATAGATTTCTTAAGGGAAAAAGTTATAAAAAGGTCGAGGCATGGACAAGGGATGATAAAGGGGTAA